The sequence GGACGCGAACGCGGCGAACGCCTCCAGGTCGCGGTACTGCGACAGCGCCAGGCGCAGCGTGCCGGCGACGGTCTTCATCACCTTGATCTGCGCATCGCCGCCGACCCGGGAGACCGAGATGCCGACGTTGATCGCCGGCCGGACGCCCTGGTTGAACAGGTCGGTCTCCAGGAAGCACTGCCCGTCGGTGATCGAGATGACGTTCGTCGGAATGTAGGCCGACACGTCGCTGCCCTTGGTCTCGATGATCGGCAGGCCCGTCATCGAGCCGCCGCCCATGTCGTCCGACAGCTTCGCGCAGCGCTCCAGCAGCCGGGAGTGCAGGTAGAAGACGTCACCGGGGTAGGCCTCGCGGCCCGGCGGGCGGCGCAGCAGCAGCGACACCGCGCGGTAGGCCTCGGCCTGCTTCGACAGGTCGTCAAAGATGATCAGGACGTGCTTGCCCTGGTACATCCAGTGCTGCCCGATCGCGGACCCGGTGTAGGGGGCGATGTACTTGTAGCCCGCCGGCTCGGAGGCGGGAGCCGCCACGATCGTGGTGTACTCCAGCGCGCCGGCCTCCTCCAGGGAGCGGCGCACGTTGGCGATCGTGGAGCCCTTCTGGCCGATCGCGACGTAGATGCAGCGGACCTGCTTCTTCTCGTCGCCGGACTCCCAGTTCTCCTTCTGGTTGATGATGGTGTCCACGGCGACCGTCGTCTTGCCGGTCTGCCGGTCACCGATGATCAGCTGCCGCTGGCCGCGGCCGATCGGCGTCATCGCGTCGATGGCCTTGATGCCGGTCTGCAGCGGCTCGCTCACCGACTGCCGCTGCACGACCGTGGGGGCCTGCAGTTCGAGCGCGCGGCGCTCGGTCGTCTCGATCGGCCCTTGGCCGTCCAGTGGGTTGCCCAGCGCGTCCACGACGCGGCCCAGGAAGCCGTCGCCGACGGGGACCGAGAGGACCTCGCCGGTCCGGCGGACCTTCTGGCCCTCTTCGATCTTGCTGAAGTCACCCAGGACAACGGCGCCGATCTCACGTACGTCCAGGTTCAGAGCCAGGCCACGGGTACCGTCCTCGAACTCAAGGAGTTCGTTCGCCATCGCGGAGGGCAGGCCCTCGACGTGGGCGATACCGTCGCCCGAATCGACGACGGTGCCGACCTCATCGCGCGCGGCGGCCTCGGGCTCGTACGACTGGACGAAGCGCTCCAGCGCGTTCCGGATCTCGTCCGGACGGATCGTCAGCTCCGCCATGATTCCTCTCTTGCTCCCTATGGGGTCAGCTAGCCGGCGGGTCAGCCGGTGCCGAGCCGCCGGCGGACGTCGTCCAGCCGTCCGGCGATCGTGCCGTCGATGATCTCGTCCCCGATCTGGACCGACAGGCCGCCGATCGAGGTGGGGTCGATCTCGATGTTCAGATGTACTTCGTGGCCGTAGGCGGCGGCCAGCACCGCGGCGAGCCGCGTCCGCTGCTCCGCCGAAAGCGGCGCCGGCGTGCGGACCAGGGCGACCAGCCGCTGCCGTCGCTGGGCGACGAGCTTGCCGTAGTCGGCGAGCCCGCTTTCCAGGCTACGTCCTCGCGGCCGCAGCACCAGTTCGGTGACGAGCGTCAGCGTCGCGTCGGTGACCTTGCCCTCCACCAGCGCGTTGACCAGGCCGAGCTTGCGCTCGTCCGGCAGGCCGGGGTTGGCCAGGGCGCCGCGCAGATCCGGCTCCCCCTCGACGACCCTGGAGAACCGGAACAGCTCGTCCTCCAAGTCGTCGATCCGGCCGTCGGCCTCGGCGCGGGCGGACTCGGCGGTGACCGCGAGGATCTCCACCGCGTCCGACAGCTCCGACGGCCTGGACCAGCGCAGCCGGACGACGTCGGCGACCAGCCCGAGAGCGGCCGGCGACACCTTGCCCTCCAGCAGGATCTGGACGAGCTGCGCCTTCTCGGCACCGTCGCGCGCCGGGTCGGAGACCGCCCGCCGCAGGCCGTGCTCGCGGTCGATCAGGTGCAGCACCGCGAACAGGTCGCCGCCGAGCCGCGCCAGGTCGGCGGAGGAGATCGCGGCCTCCAGCCGTTCCCTGGCCTCGGCCAGCGACGCCCTGCTCACCGCTCCCGTGATGGTCATGATGTGATCTGCTCCTGGGTGCGAGCGCGTTCCTCGAGCTCCTCGAGGAACCGGTCGACGACCCGGCTCTGCCGCGCGCTGTCCTCGAGGGACTCGCCCACGACCCGTCCGGCCAGCTCGACCGACAGGGCCCCGATCTCGGCGCGCAGCGACTGCAGCGCCTGCTGCCGCTCGGCCTCGATCTGCGCCTTGGCGTTCTCGACGATGCGGCGCGCCTCGACCTGGGCCTGCTCCTTGGCCTGGGCGATGATCTGCGCGCCCTGCTCCTCGGCCTTGCGCCGCTCGTTCGACGCCTCGACCGCGGCCGCCTTCTGCTGGGCCTTGTACTGCTCAAGGACCTGCTGGGCCTCCTGTTGCGCCTGCTCGGCCCGTACGAGACCGCCCTCGATCGCCTCGGTCCGCTCCTCCAGCGTCTTCTGGATGCGCGGCGTGAGGATCTTGCCGAGGATGATCAGGACGACCAGGAACGAGAAGATGCCGACGACCAGCTCGAACGGGTGCGGAATGAGAGGGTTGTTCTCCTCCGCCGCCAGGACGGAAGCTGCTGTGATCATGTCTGCAGCCCTTCCTCAGGTTCGGACGGCTACTACTTGATGCCCTGGAAGATGAACGGCGCGACCAGGCCGATCAGGGCGAGCGCCTCGGTAAGGACGAAGCCCAGCAGCATGTTGGTGCGGATGACACCGGTCAGCTCGGGCTGGCGGGCGATGGCGTTCACGCCCTGGCCGAAGATGATGCCGACGCCGATGCCCGGGCCGATCGCCGCGAGGCCGTAACCGATCGAGGTGACGTTACCGCTGAGGGCAGCGAGGTCTCCCATGTTCTTTCCCTTTTCTGTCGGCCGACGGAAGCTCCGCCGGTCTGGGCTTACGAGGTTGTCCGATGGGGTCCGCGGAGCCGGGGGCGTCGCGTGCCCCGCGGTCTTAGTGGTCGGCTTCCAGGCCGCTCTGGATGTACATCGCGGCCAGCATGGTGAACAGGAACGCCTGCAGGAACTGGATCAGCAGCTCCAGCGCCGTCATGGCGATGGTGACGATCACGCCGATGATGCCGACGCCGAATCCGGCGACCGTGGGCTTCTCGAACAGGAACCAGAAGCCGACCAGGCTGAAGAACGCCAGGATCGTGTGGCCCGCGAACATGTTGGCGAAGAGCCGGACCGCGTGGGTGAACGGGGCCAGGACGAAGGTCGAGAGGTACTCGATCGGCACCAGCAGGAAGTAGACGGGCAGCGGCAGGCCGCCGGGGATCATGTTCGTGAAGTACCGGATCCCCTGGTGCCGCAGACCGAGGTAGATCTTGACGATGTAGACGAAGAGCGCCAGGACGATCGGGAACGCGATGTGCGAGGCGATCGGGAACTGGATGATCGGGACGACCGCGAAGATGTTCCAGATCCAGATCAGGAAGAACATCGACATGAGCATCGGCATCCACCGGTCGGTGTTCTTGCCGAGGAACGGGCGGGCGATCTCGTCCCGCACGAACATGTAGCCGACCTCGCCGAGGTTCTGCACGCCCCGCGGCACGAGCTTCGGCTTGGCGAAGGCGCTCCAGAAGAAGACGCAGACCACCAGCGACCCGACGACCGCGAAGACGACGGGCTTGGTCAGCCAAGCGGGGCCGCCGGCGAACAGGGGCGGGAAGTCGAACAGCTCTGGGCCGGGGGCCTGGAACTCATCTCCGCCGGAGGCGAGGACCGTCAGCGCGTTCACGCGGCGTTCCCTTCATCAATGTGGTGATGTTTCACGGAGGCTTCCTCGGCGGCGGGGCCGCTCAGGAGGAGTCGCGACCGAACTTCACGTAGACCAGGTAGACGGCGAGCACGATGCCGATGACCAGGCCGATCGGGACCAGCCAGGTCTGGTGCGTCCACTTGGACAGCAGCCACCCGAGACCGCCCCAGATGAGCATCCCGGAAAGGAGATAGCTGGGCGCGGACCAGGCGGCGTCGGCGAATTCCCGCTGGCCGTCCTCCGGCCGGCGTTTCTGCTCGCTCATCGCGCTCCGGACGATAGCAGGCCATGCCTGCGGTGGTCATATTGGAGTAGTCCGTCATGGGGGAGGACACCGTCCGCGAGCGCATCATCACGGACTCCGGTCCAGGACGTTCTCGGGGTCGTCAATGTAGGGCCTCCGCTGGAGGACGACTCGGAACTCGGCCGCGATCCAGATCAGCGCGAGCCCGATGACCGTCCAGCCGAAGACCTGGGTGTTGAAGATCGAGACACCGTCGATGACCGTGACCAGCACCATCACCGCGAGGATCTTCACCGCGTAGCTGGCGAGGGCGCCGAGCATCATGGTCTGCGCCGAGTACTTGGCGGCCCAGGAGACCACCACCGCGCTGAGCGAGAAGAAGGCGATCACCACGACGGAGGCCAGCGCCGCCGCCAGGGCGCCCTTGGCGCCGGCGGCCAGCAGGCCGATCACCACGGCGCCCACCCCGACGACCGACGTCGGGATCGCGGCGCCGCGGAGCATCCGGGCGTCGGAGGTATGCATGAGGGCTCCGGCTGGTCACGTTCAGTGGTCGTCTGTTGTTCGTGAAAGGTATCACAAGCGTCCGGAATGTCCACAATTACCCTAGAGGTAATGCGATCCGGCGCGCGCGACGCTACCGCGCGCGACACCCGCACGAGGGACTGTAGCCGAGCCTGCCCCGTGCCCACGCACGTTCGAGGCGCGCGAACCGGACGTGCCCGATGCCGTCCGGTGGCGCCCCGGCGCAGTTCAGACGGGCATCGAGGGGCGCTCGGCGGGCTGGTCGCCGGCGCCCGGGGCCTTCGCGCGGGCCGACCTGCGGCGACCGGGGATGCGGAGCATCAGCAGCACGCCCGCGACCGCGACGAGCAGGGTGGCGCCGAGGGTGATCCAGGCGGCGTCGAACAGCGCGAGGCCGACCAGCCCGGAGGCCAGCAGCCCGACCCAGAAGTACATGATCAGCACGGCGCGGCGGGTGGAGTGGCCGAGCTCCAGCAGCCGGTGGTGCAGGTGCTGCTTGTCCGGGGCGAACGGCGAGCGGCCCTGGTTGGTGCGCCGCCACACCGCGAGCAGCATGTCCATGAACGGCACCGCCGCCACCGCCGGGACGAGCAGCACCGGGACGAAGAACGGGAACAGGCCGTTGGCGAGGATGGCCGGGTCGAACTGCCCGGTCAGCATGATCGTGGAGGCGCTGAGCAGGAGCCCGATCAGCATCGAGCCGGTGTCGCCCATGAAGATCTTGGCCGGGCTGAAGTTGTGCGGCAGGAAACCCGCGCACATGCCGAACAGCACCGCGGCGATGAGGGTCGCGGCGCTCAGCGTGGTGAGCCCGTTCGTCCTCGACAGCAGGTAGGCGTAGGAGAACAGCGCCAGCGCGGCGATCCCGACGACGCCGGCGGCGAGGCCGTCCAGCCCGTCGATGAAGTTGACCGCGTTGATCGTGGCGACGACGACGAGGACGGTGAGCGGCACCCCGTAGGCGGGCGGCAGCGACAGCGAGTCGCCGGTCGGCAGCGGGATCACGTAGATCTGGATGCCCTGCATGATGAAGATCCCGGCGGCCGCGACCTGCCCGGCGAACTTGGTGAGCGCGTCCACCTCCCAGCGGTCGTCGGCGATCCCGATCAGCACGATCAGCCCGCCCGACAGCAGCAGCGCCTTGCTGACGCTGATCCCGCCGTCGCCGAGGACCTTGCGCATCTCCGGGAGCCCGGTCGCGACCACCAGCGCCGCCACCATCCCGCCGAACATCGCCAGGCCGCCGAGGCGGGGCGTCGGGATCACGTGCACGTCGCGGTCGCGCGGGACGGCCTGCGCGCCGAACCAGACGGCGAACCTGCGCACCGACGGCGTCAGCAGGTAGGCGACGAGAGCGGCGACCAGGATCGTGAGCAGGTACTCCCGCACTCCCCTGCGCCTCCCTTCGCCGATCAACGATGCCTACGTGCCCCGTCCGGGACGGAGTTCACCTTGGTAGACGACCCGCCGGGACGATCAGTTCACGTCGCG is a genomic window of Actinomadura citrea containing:
- a CDS encoding AtpZ/AtpI family protein, whose translation is MSEQKRRPEDGQREFADAAWSAPSYLLSGMLIWGGLGWLLSKWTHQTWLVPIGLVIGIVLAVYLVYVKFGRDSS
- the atpA gene encoding F0F1 ATP synthase subunit alpha; translated protein: MAELTIRPDEIRNALERFVQSYEPEAAARDEVGTVVDSGDGIAHVEGLPSAMANELLEFEDGTRGLALNLDVREIGAVVLGDFSKIEEGQKVRRTGEVLSVPVGDGFLGRVVDALGNPLDGQGPIETTERRALELQAPTVVQRQSVSEPLQTGIKAIDAMTPIGRGQRQLIIGDRQTGKTTVAVDTIINQKENWESGDEKKQVRCIYVAIGQKGSTIANVRRSLEEAGALEYTTIVAAPASEPAGYKYIAPYTGSAIGQHWMYQGKHVLIIFDDLSKQAEAYRAVSLLLRRPPGREAYPGDVFYLHSRLLERCAKLSDDMGGGSMTGLPIIETKGSDVSAYIPTNVISITDGQCFLETDLFNQGVRPAINVGISVSRVGGDAQIKVMKTVAGTLRLALSQYRDLEAFAAFASDLDAASRAQLDRGARLVELLKQPQGSPFPVEQEVVSVWAGTSGGLDDVPVADIRRFEREFLDYVEREESGVLTSIRETGKLSDDGFTSLKNAITEFKKGFQTSEGELLAEEPVEAIEDEDVKQETITRVKKG
- a CDS encoding F0F1 ATP synthase subunit B; the encoded protein is MITAASVLAAEENNPLIPHPFELVVGIFSFLVVLIILGKILTPRIQKTLEERTEAIEGGLVRAEQAQQEAQQVLEQYKAQQKAAAVEASNERRKAEEQGAQIIAQAKEQAQVEARRIVENAKAQIEAERQQALQSLRAEIGALSVELAGRVVGESLEDSARQSRVVDRFLEELEERARTQEQITS
- a CDS encoding F0F1 ATP synthase subunit delta, with the protein product MTITGAVSRASLAEARERLEAAISSADLARLGGDLFAVLHLIDREHGLRRAVSDPARDGAEKAQLVQILLEGKVSPAALGLVADVVRLRWSRPSELSDAVEILAVTAESARAEADGRIDDLEDELFRFSRVVEGEPDLRGALANPGLPDERKLGLVNALVEGKVTDATLTLVTELVLRPRGRSLESGLADYGKLVAQRRQRLVALVRTPAPLSAEQRTRLAAVLAAAYGHEVHLNIEIDPTSIGGLSVQIGDEIIDGTIAGRLDDVRRRLGTG
- the atpE gene encoding ATP synthase F0 subunit C gives rise to the protein MGDLAALSGNVTSIGYGLAAIGPGIGVGIIFGQGVNAIARQPELTGVIRTNMLLGFVLTEALALIGLVAPFIFQGIK
- a CDS encoding MraY family glycosyltransferase translates to MREYLLTILVAALVAYLLTPSVRRFAVWFGAQAVPRDRDVHVIPTPRLGGLAMFGGMVAALVVATGLPEMRKVLGDGGISVSKALLLSGGLIVLIGIADDRWEVDALTKFAGQVAAAGIFIMQGIQIYVIPLPTGDSLSLPPAYGVPLTVLVVVATINAVNFIDGLDGLAAGVVGIAALALFSYAYLLSRTNGLTTLSAATLIAAVLFGMCAGFLPHNFSPAKIFMGDTGSMLIGLLLSASTIMLTGQFDPAILANGLFPFFVPVLLVPAVAAVPFMDMLLAVWRRTNQGRSPFAPDKQHLHHRLLELGHSTRRAVLIMYFWVGLLASGLVGLALFDAAWITLGATLLVAVAGVLLMLRIPGRRRSARAKAPGAGDQPAERPSMPV
- the atpB gene encoding F0F1 ATP synthase subunit A produces the protein MNALTVLASGGDEFQAPGPELFDFPPLFAGGPAWLTKPVVFAVVGSLVVCVFFWSAFAKPKLVPRGVQNLGEVGYMFVRDEIARPFLGKNTDRWMPMLMSMFFLIWIWNIFAVVPIIQFPIASHIAFPIVLALFVYIVKIYLGLRHQGIRYFTNMIPGGLPLPVYFLLVPIEYLSTFVLAPFTHAVRLFANMFAGHTILAFFSLVGFWFLFEKPTVAGFGVGIIGVIVTIAMTALELLIQFLQAFLFTMLAAMYIQSGLEADH